The window GGATGTGATGCGTGCATTCTTTACCAGACTGAAGAGGCTTTCAACGCCGGAGCAACTGTTGATGAGCTCTTGGAGTGCTGCGCCGTGGCCGTTGCTCTGGGCGGCAGCATGGCTGGCGGCGAGGTCACAAAGCTCGTTCGTCTGCTCAAGGAAATGGGCAAAATCGAAGAATAGACAAAGTTCCAACAGTGGATCAAAGTGCGGGCTCGGAAAGTATTCCGGGCCCTTTTTATGATATAGACATCTTGATAGTCCCTGATTTCACAATCCCTGACAGTCGTAGTATTGTCGCCACAATCTCGGTCCTCATTCTTTATCTTTGATCCGGAATTGCTTTCAAAAAATAACACCCTTGATGGGGTCCCTGAAAAAGATGACACTTGTATCGCTGTTACGACAGTTTTGTCGTACGGCCGATTCCCCTCCTGTTTTCGGGGAAAATCTGTGGAATCGATGATTGTGCGACAATAATGTCGTTGTTGATGTGTGTGGGTGAGGACGCTTGTTTGCGCGACTTTTCACAAGCAGGGCGGGGGTTCCCCGTCATTTGTGTCGCCTTGGCACGGAACCTGCCTATAGGGAATTCGCGTTTAACAGCGCACATGCATGATTTTCAATCTTGCGGGGGAGTGCCGCCGGCCTATTGGCGGCTAATACAGATTTCGCACAATCTATCTGTCCACTGATGTGTGGGGCAACACACGGAGGCGGACAACCGTACCCACCTTGGAGGAGGAATGGCTACAAACGGCAATGACGGAGGCGTCGACCTTCGTCCTGACAACAAAATTCTCATCCCGGCGACTTTGGTTCTGATCGGCATCATCGCATGCTCGATCCTGTTCACCGAGTCGTTCGAGCAGGTTCTCAAAACCGTGTACGGCGTCTTCACCCGTACTACCGGTACCTGGTACCTTTGGGTGACTGTCGCAATGATGATCCTCTCCTGCTTCTTCATGTTCTCCCGTTACGGCGAGATCAAGTTTGGTGAAGAAGACGAGAAACCCGAGTTCAGCAACTACTCCTGGATCGCCATGATGTTCTGCTCCGGTGTGGCCGGCGCCGTCATGTTCTGGTCCATCGTCGAACCCCTGTTCAACCTGGCATACCCGCCTCAGTTTGCGGAGCCGCTTTCCCGGCAGTCCTTTGAATGGGCCATGTCGTATGTCCTGTTGCACTGGGGCCCGGTTACCTGGCCTTGGTACATGGTGACCGCGCTGCCCATCTGCTACATGTACTACAAGCGCAAGAAGCCTGTTCTTCGCATCAGCTCCACCGCTGAACCCGTGATCGGCGACAAGGTCAACGGTCCGATTGGTAAGGGCATCGAAGTCTTCTTCATCATCGGCCTGATGTTCTCCAACGCCGCGGTCATGGGCGTTTCTGTACCCATCGTCAACCACGCTCTGGGTGCTGTACTGGGTATTGAGCCTAGCTTCACCCTGGAGTTGATCATCCTCGGCATCTCCGCAGTGATCTTCACCGTGTCTGTTTCCCTGGGCCTCAAGAAGGGCATCAAGATCCTGTCCGATACCAACGTGCTCATCGCGCTCGCCATGGTCTTCTTCTGCTTCGTGGCTGGCCCCACCGTGTTCATCGTGGACAACTTCACCAACTCCTTCGGCCACATGCTCGGTAACTTCTGGAACATGATCTTCTGGACCGATCCGTACACCGATGGCTCCTTCCCTCAGGATTGGACCATCTTCTACGCATTGTGGATGGCCTCCTACGGTCCGTTCATGGGGCTGTTCATCGCCCGCATCTCTCGCGGTCGCTCTGTACGTCAGGTGGTTGCCATGGGTCTGGCTGGCGGTATCGCCGGTTCCTACATGATCCACGCGGTCTTCGGCGGTTACACCATGTACGCACAGCTCAACGGCGTGGTTGATGCCGTGGCCATTCTCAAGGCCAGCGGCGGCCCGGCTGCTCTGGTAGCGACCCTCAAGTCCCTGCCGCTCGGACAGGTGGTGCTCGTAGGATACTGCGTGTTCTCCACCATCTTCCTGGCCACATCCGTTGACTCCTGCGCTTACGTTATCTCTTGCGCAGCAACCACTAAACTTCAGCCTGGCTCCGAACCTACTCGTGGCCATCGTTTCTACTGGGCAGCCATTCAGGCGGGTCTTGCACTGGCGGCAATCACCATGGGCGGTCTCGGACCTGTCCGCGTGTTCGCCAACTTCTCCGGTGCGCTCATGCTCATCCCCATCGCGTTCGCCATCGCGGCGTGGTTCAAGATGACCAAGGAAGACGACGCTCTGGTGAAGTACTGCTCACCCAAAAAATAGACAGCATCGCGCTTTGATACCCCTGGGATGACCCCGGCCAACCGGAAAGGCTTCGAGCCACCGGGGTCGTCCCTTGCGCGAAATGAAAATACTAAGTAGTTGAAATTAAAGGAGAAAAAAATGGCAGACCAAGCTAAAAGAGTCGCTCTGCTCGGATTCGACTGCGCTATCCCCAAGCGCCTTGAAGCTCTGATGGACGAGGGCGCTCTGCCCAACTTCAAGAAGTTCAAGGAGCAGGGTGCCTACATGACCGAGGGCTACAACATGCCCACCGTCACCCCGCCTTCCTGGGCAACCATCTGCACCGGCGCTTTCCCGCGCACTCACGGTGTCGAGGACTACTACTATTACAACGAAGGCGAGTCCCTGCACTTCTCCAAGTGCGTACAGGCCTTCGGTTCCGACATGCTGACCGCTCAGACCATCTGGGATGCCTGGGACAAGGCCGGCAAGAAGTCCTTGGTTGTCAACTACCCGACCTCCTGGCCTTCCAAGCTGGAAAACGGTGTGATGGTACAGGGCGAAGGTTTGTCTGCCGCTGAATCCCGCTGGCAGTACGAAGGTTACGAACACCGTGAGCACCTGTGCTCCGAGTCCTGTGTTGCCACTGATTTTTACCCCATCGGCGTTCAGGCCCGCTTCGAAGAAGCTGAAGGCTGGAAAGGCTTGACCGAGGAGATGGAAGATCAGGAACCCCTGGAAATCGTTATTCCCATGGAGTTTCCCCACGCCATGGAGAAGATGGCTCCTCAGACCTGGTACGGTCTGACCTGGGAGTCCGATGACGACGGCTACGATGTCTTTGCATTGTGCCCCGAAAAGGATTTCTCCAAGGCTTTCTACACCATCAAGCTGCGTGAATGGTCCGAAGTCATCGAAGCTGACTTCCCCATGGCAGAAGATGGCCGCATCGAAAAGGGCTACTTCCGCTGCAAGCTGATGGAACTGTCCGACGACGCAGAGGATTTCAAGCTGTACATCTCCGGTATCACCGGTACCCATGGCTACTGCGCTCCGGCCGACGCCCTCAAGAATGTCGACTTCACCAAGAACATCCTTGCCAACGACATGGGCTTCGTCGGTCTGGTCAATGGCATCATCGACGACGAGACTGTTGTCGAGCTGGCCACTTTCCATTCCGAGTGGCTCACCGAGGTCATCACCACCCTGATGAAGGACCATCCGGATTGGGAATTGCTGTACATGCACACCCACCTCATCGACTGGTTCTACCACGGTTACCTGGACAAGATGGACAGCGACGATCCCGAGATCAGCAAGCCCGCTTTCGATATGGAGCGCGCCATCTACCAGATCGAAGACAAGTTCCTCGGCATCATGATGGAAACCATGCCCAAGGATACCCTGACCTGCGTCATCTCTGACCACGGCGCTACTCCCATCGGCCCGATTCTCAACACCGCCGAGGCCCTGGCTCAGGCCGGACTGACCTCTTACGAGGCTCGTTCCTCTGATGAAGCCGGTTCCGTATGGGAAGAGTCCGAAGGTTTCAACTACGAGCTCATCCCCGAGAAGTCCAAGGCAGTGCCCCAGCGCTACATGTTCGTCTACGTCAACCTGAAGTCCAAGTACCCCGGCGGTATCGTGGAAGACGAAGATTACGAGCAGGTTCGCAAGGAAATCATCGACGCACTGCTCGACTACAAGCACCCCGAAACCGGCGAACGTCCGGTCATGTGCGCCATCCCCAAGGAAGACGCCAAGGTCTTCGGCATGGGCGGCGAGCAGGCTGGTGATGTCGTGTACGTCCTCAAGCCCGAGTACATGGCTGAGCACGGCTACGGTTTCCCCACCGGCGAGTCCGGATGCGGTTCCCTCAAGAACATCATGCTGTGGAACGGTCCCGGCGTGAAGCAGGGTTACGTTTACGATCGTCCGCGCTGGCTGGCCGACGTAGTGCCCACCTTCTGCCACGCCACCGGTAA of the Pseudodesulfovibrio sp. zrk46 genome contains:
- a CDS encoding carboxymuconolactone decarboxylase family protein yields the protein MTESQIALKNSIGEGWETYTKLMPEIVDVYDPLQEEVYKDGDIKAKYKRMMAIVGALVKGCDACILYQTEEAFNAGATVDELLECCAVAVALGGSMAGGEVTKLVRLLKEMGKIEE
- a CDS encoding BCCT family transporter: MATNGNDGGVDLRPDNKILIPATLVLIGIIACSILFTESFEQVLKTVYGVFTRTTGTWYLWVTVAMMILSCFFMFSRYGEIKFGEEDEKPEFSNYSWIAMMFCSGVAGAVMFWSIVEPLFNLAYPPQFAEPLSRQSFEWAMSYVLLHWGPVTWPWYMVTALPICYMYYKRKKPVLRISSTAEPVIGDKVNGPIGKGIEVFFIIGLMFSNAAVMGVSVPIVNHALGAVLGIEPSFTLELIILGISAVIFTVSVSLGLKKGIKILSDTNVLIALAMVFFCFVAGPTVFIVDNFTNSFGHMLGNFWNMIFWTDPYTDGSFPQDWTIFYALWMASYGPFMGLFIARISRGRSVRQVVAMGLAGGIAGSYMIHAVFGGYTMYAQLNGVVDAVAILKASGGPAALVATLKSLPLGQVVLVGYCVFSTIFLATSVDSCAYVISCAATTKLQPGSEPTRGHRFYWAAIQAGLALAAITMGGLGPVRVFANFSGALMLIPIAFAIAAWFKMTKEDDALVKYCSPKK
- a CDS encoding alkaline phosphatase family protein; its protein translation is MADQAKRVALLGFDCAIPKRLEALMDEGALPNFKKFKEQGAYMTEGYNMPTVTPPSWATICTGAFPRTHGVEDYYYYNEGESLHFSKCVQAFGSDMLTAQTIWDAWDKAGKKSLVVNYPTSWPSKLENGVMVQGEGLSAAESRWQYEGYEHREHLCSESCVATDFYPIGVQARFEEAEGWKGLTEEMEDQEPLEIVIPMEFPHAMEKMAPQTWYGLTWESDDDGYDVFALCPEKDFSKAFYTIKLREWSEVIEADFPMAEDGRIEKGYFRCKLMELSDDAEDFKLYISGITGTHGYCAPADALKNVDFTKNILANDMGFVGLVNGIIDDETVVELATFHSEWLTEVITTLMKDHPDWELLYMHTHLIDWFYHGYLDKMDSDDPEISKPAFDMERAIYQIEDKFLGIMMETMPKDTLTCVISDHGATPIGPILNTAEALAQAGLTSYEARSSDEAGSVWEESEGFNYELIPEKSKAVPQRYMFVYVNLKSKYPGGIVEDEDYEQVRKEIIDALLDYKHPETGERPVMCAIPKEDAKVFGMGGEQAGDVVYVLKPEYMAEHGYGFPTGESGCGSLKNIMLWNGPGVKQGYVYDRPRWLADVVPTFCHATGNPVPADTEGAICYQIFEDHQS